A DNA window from Nycticebus coucang isolate mNycCou1 chromosome 1, mNycCou1.pri, whole genome shotgun sequence contains the following coding sequences:
- the LOC128592457 gene encoding sulfotransferase 1E1-like isoform X3 yields MESSNSDYGKYFEEIHGILMYKVFAKHWDDVEAFQARPDDVVISTYPKSGTTWVSEIVYMIYKEGDLEKCKEAIFDRVPYLECRDDAATMNGNAQGVKKLDEMASPRLVKTHLSAELLPASFWEKNCKMIYLCRNAKDVAVSFYYFFLMARGHPNPGSFEEFVERFMEGQVPYGSWYKHAKSWWEKRGNPHVLFLLYEDMKKDIRKEVMKLFQFLERKPSEELVNKIIQHTSFQEMKNNKYTNYTILPSEVMNHQVSPFMRKGVIGDWKNHFTVALNEKFDKHYEQQMKKCTLTFPTEI; encoded by the exons ATGGAGTCTTCCAACTCTGACTATGGTAAATACTTTGAGGAAATCCATGGGATTCTGATGTACAAAGTTTTTGCTAAACATTGGGATGATGTGGAAGCCTTCCAGGCAAGACCAGATGACGTTGTCATCTCCACCTACCCTAAATCTG gCACAACCTGGGTTAGTGAAATCGTATACATGATCTATAAAGAAGGTGATTTGGAAAAGTGCAAAGAAGCGATTTTTGATCGAGTCCCTTACCTGGAATGCAGGGATGATGCTGCCACCATGAATGGTAATGCCCAAG GAGTAAAAAAACTAGACGAGATGGCATCTCCTAGACTAGTGAAGACCCATCTATCAGCTGAACTTCTTCCAGCCTCATTTTGGGAAAAGAACTGCAAG ATGATCTACCTTTGCCGGAATGCAAAGGATGTGGCcgtttctttttattacttttttctaatGGCAAGAGGACACCCGAATCCTGGATCCTTTGAAGAGTTTGTGGAGAGATTCATGGAGGGACAAG ttCCCTATGGCTCCTGGTATAAACATGCAAAGTCTTGGTGGGAAAAGAGAGGGAATCCAcatgtgttatttcttttatacGAAGACATGAAAAAG gaTATCAGAAAAGAGGTGATGAAATTGTTTCAGTTCCTAGAGAGGAAGCCATCAGAGGAGCTTGTGAACAAAATTATACAACATACCTCATTCCAGGAGATGAAGAACAACAAATACACCAACTACACGATTCTGCCCTCGGAGGTGATGAACCATCAGGTGTCGCCCTTCATGAGAAAGG GGGTCATAGGAGACTGGAAGAATCACTTCACAGTAGCGCTGAATGAAAAGTTTGACAAACATTACGAACAGCAAATGAAGAAGTGCACACTGACGTTTCCAACTGAGATCTAA
- the LOC128592457 gene encoding sulfotransferase 1E1-like isoform X1, with protein MTSNVPERKAFKKLQYVCENNLPVSFLGKSEQEDLSRRTARKGSICWDATSQIQNGMESSNSDYGKYFEEIHGILMYKVFAKHWDDVEAFQARPDDVVISTYPKSGTTWVSEIVYMIYKEGDLEKCKEAIFDRVPYLECRDDAATMNGNAQGVKKLDEMASPRLVKTHLSAELLPASFWEKNCKMIYLCRNAKDVAVSFYYFFLMARGHPNPGSFEEFVERFMEGQVPYGSWYKHAKSWWEKRGNPHVLFLLYEDMKKDIRKEVMKLFQFLERKPSEELVNKIIQHTSFQEMKNNKYTNYTILPSEVMNHQVSPFMRKGVIGDWKNHFTVALNEKFDKHYEQQMKKCTLTFPTEI; from the exons ATGACATCTAATGTGCCTGAGaggaaagcttttaaaaagttGCAATATGTGTGTGAAAATAACTTGCCAGTCAGCTTTCTGGGCAAAAGTGAACAAGAAGATCTAAGCAGGCGAACGGCAAGGAAGGGCAGCATTTGCTGGGATGCTACATCACAAATTCAAAATGGG ATGGAGTCTTCCAACTCTGACTATGGTAAATACTTTGAGGAAATCCATGGGATTCTGATGTACAAAGTTTTTGCTAAACATTGGGATGATGTGGAAGCCTTCCAGGCAAGACCAGATGACGTTGTCATCTCCACCTACCCTAAATCTG gCACAACCTGGGTTAGTGAAATCGTATACATGATCTATAAAGAAGGTGATTTGGAAAAGTGCAAAGAAGCGATTTTTGATCGAGTCCCTTACCTGGAATGCAGGGATGATGCTGCCACCATGAATGGTAATGCCCAAG GAGTAAAAAAACTAGACGAGATGGCATCTCCTAGACTAGTGAAGACCCATCTATCAGCTGAACTTCTTCCAGCCTCATTTTGGGAAAAGAACTGCAAG ATGATCTACCTTTGCCGGAATGCAAAGGATGTGGCcgtttctttttattacttttttctaatGGCAAGAGGACACCCGAATCCTGGATCCTTTGAAGAGTTTGTGGAGAGATTCATGGAGGGACAAG ttCCCTATGGCTCCTGGTATAAACATGCAAAGTCTTGGTGGGAAAAGAGAGGGAATCCAcatgtgttatttcttttatacGAAGACATGAAAAAG gaTATCAGAAAAGAGGTGATGAAATTGTTTCAGTTCCTAGAGAGGAAGCCATCAGAGGAGCTTGTGAACAAAATTATACAACATACCTCATTCCAGGAGATGAAGAACAACAAATACACCAACTACACGATTCTGCCCTCGGAGGTGATGAACCATCAGGTGTCGCCCTTCATGAGAAAGG GGGTCATAGGAGACTGGAAGAATCACTTCACAGTAGCGCTGAATGAAAAGTTTGACAAACATTACGAACAGCAAATGAAGAAGTGCACACTGACGTTTCCAACTGAGATCTAA
- the LOC128592457 gene encoding sulfotransferase 1E1-like isoform X2: MTSNVPERKAFKKLQYVCENNLPVSFLGKSEQEDLSRRTARKGSICWDATSQIQNGMESSNSDYGKYFEEIHGILMYKVFAKHWDDVEAFQARPDDVVISTYPKSGTTWVSEIVYMIYKEGDLEKCKEAIFDRVPYLECRDDAATMNGVKKLDEMASPRLVKTHLSAELLPASFWEKNCKMIYLCRNAKDVAVSFYYFFLMARGHPNPGSFEEFVERFMEGQVPYGSWYKHAKSWWEKRGNPHVLFLLYEDMKKDIRKEVMKLFQFLERKPSEELVNKIIQHTSFQEMKNNKYTNYTILPSEVMNHQVSPFMRKGVIGDWKNHFTVALNEKFDKHYEQQMKKCTLTFPTEI; this comes from the exons ATGACATCTAATGTGCCTGAGaggaaagcttttaaaaagttGCAATATGTGTGTGAAAATAACTTGCCAGTCAGCTTTCTGGGCAAAAGTGAACAAGAAGATCTAAGCAGGCGAACGGCAAGGAAGGGCAGCATTTGCTGGGATGCTACATCACAAATTCAAAATGGG ATGGAGTCTTCCAACTCTGACTATGGTAAATACTTTGAGGAAATCCATGGGATTCTGATGTACAAAGTTTTTGCTAAACATTGGGATGATGTGGAAGCCTTCCAGGCAAGACCAGATGACGTTGTCATCTCCACCTACCCTAAATCTG gCACAACCTGGGTTAGTGAAATCGTATACATGATCTATAAAGAAGGTGATTTGGAAAAGTGCAAAGAAGCGATTTTTGATCGAGTCCCTTACCTGGAATGCAGGGATGATGCTGCCACCATGAATG GAGTAAAAAAACTAGACGAGATGGCATCTCCTAGACTAGTGAAGACCCATCTATCAGCTGAACTTCTTCCAGCCTCATTTTGGGAAAAGAACTGCAAG ATGATCTACCTTTGCCGGAATGCAAAGGATGTGGCcgtttctttttattacttttttctaatGGCAAGAGGACACCCGAATCCTGGATCCTTTGAAGAGTTTGTGGAGAGATTCATGGAGGGACAAG ttCCCTATGGCTCCTGGTATAAACATGCAAAGTCTTGGTGGGAAAAGAGAGGGAATCCAcatgtgttatttcttttatacGAAGACATGAAAAAG gaTATCAGAAAAGAGGTGATGAAATTGTTTCAGTTCCTAGAGAGGAAGCCATCAGAGGAGCTTGTGAACAAAATTATACAACATACCTCATTCCAGGAGATGAAGAACAACAAATACACCAACTACACGATTCTGCCCTCGGAGGTGATGAACCATCAGGTGTCGCCCTTCATGAGAAAGG GGGTCATAGGAGACTGGAAGAATCACTTCACAGTAGCGCTGAATGAAAAGTTTGACAAACATTACGAACAGCAAATGAAGAAGTGCACACTGACGTTTCCAACTGAGATCTAA